A region from the Acyrthosiphon pisum isolate AL4f chromosome A1, pea_aphid_22Mar2018_4r6ur, whole genome shotgun sequence genome encodes:
- the LOC100162634 gene encoding golgin subfamily A member 4 isoform X10 gives MSAREPYGPGSSLGATGTRSPRGTRRIATELPTVDRSPSRTYPTGAGGGGGGGQRNSPVGRRTVRPGAGSPDHHGGGGIGGGGGGAYQTGIGGGGLGIGGGGGGVSSSYYRDDDLNSPVLLDDRGRAMGPAGGASHRSRSASRPVDRMGVMPPSRYQSLDRNTGGGGILSDSGGQYGHDRDYRSFDRDRGYGGGFSSLDDDPYGAVSSRARQSPGSGIGGGGVGGGHFMSNARDTGHFLGELQHQNTDLHRELSNLKKELELTNQKLGSSMHSIKTFWSPELKKERALRKEESAKYSLINDQLKLLHSENQKQSMLVRQLEEELRMRMRGPNMELTQQVELLLNENDHLTREVAILRETIKELELRIETQKQTLQSRDDSIKKLLDMLQNKGVGKEEERQLFQQMQLMAQKQLEEFRSEIQRRDQEIVAMSAKMKTLEEQHTDYQRHIGVLKESLSAKEEHYTMLQADVEELRSRLEEKNRIIEKKTQTALQATQEKNRVTNEINELKDHVDIKDRKINVLQRKIENLEDLLKEKDNQVEMARTRLASLQAHQCSSEGAVTSLEEAIGDKEKQMNQLREQRDRAEQDRQEERDLHERDIADFKLKLHALESEVEKIHTRLNRANSEKNRLEERLEQSQSELGKSKAELEKASSEVNRSGADWEYTRQKFARLELENAQLRQDLELSQTTFGRSTLTKSQEMDRVQDRADKALADLRAAQADLRITRADNDKLLGEIKALQEKHEVSQGEIYRLVTKLEKSQGDINNVKDEYERNQSSVTRILAEREKALVELEKTKEELERSQSTLGKAQLQQEKLQMMLDDAQRETDRVQDTLNKTTSELRKWHIEKEQNTFELTNVQTQLDKALGQAARLQKDKEAIQIEFENLKAKYEISQSMVARLQKEKNQLLDDSEKNKNDADLFHSQIMKYQREKEKIQAELDLTEERFEKAQSMFKKTQLEKEDAINEVDLQKEKIEKCQKAMYEAVQDKNAAKDELDRVMEKYDRLQNELYQVKKSLETVENERDDVKLEMEKLQLHAMKARDDQRKSKSEIQELQESYDRLIIQLERTKDVEDKFKDEKDHLMDNLDMMKERCDKLQMDVRRLSAERDKLQTEAMNNAYEMERAHSQVSKTQVLLEDQQKDVNKLSIELEKISEKYNKLMIEYKKSQSDIELYKTQASTFRDEAERYSVRQQERMKEELEVFRTKYTQEMEKSEKLQSTCKKLEDKMHDINMELEKSKSEYAKFKKENEKLILDHEKLQMKCDKLVTDNDKLRIEIATVGEQNSFDLERTKDRYAKTKQSQEKTEMELYRTQMDVDKLKKENEKLKTDLVRVEAELLQFKPERDYDRFMRDKPVLGRSQSTCKDFGDFDRTMSEDRLRDRLEQSQAKCHRISEEKLKLETELHQVKRALEQQQMSLSNSEHHVKENIVKVQQDLNQALREKEILKEKLEIKEKQLQEWKSRLDSSSIILTEREELLKQMKNSERRLEESQKQLSKLDVDLKKVTSERDELINMLKKSQSVLLQCQDKLQTSERSLEIEKDEVKRLKAELRNLDTSAKQNNEQDSSRLRDLIRTKDKELDTCRQNLAVKEQETKTLQQAIQQMQVALRERDQGVDSERTNLQKSMDAQRIMTEELQKKLQSAQQQINSKEASIVELKKQLQALQTENKRKMDEYTSKVATLEKQLQISATSNDNALKEDVRKLLDELDHTQSELKNLALEKDKVSHQNQQIRNELEKKQLELQEAQKKAHVIASKSNEETNSLKAQLEEQKRQLEAQRRQLEELRKSVDGRSRQLEEKEKHVAELDAKLKKRKENLDLLESQINKGKSQAGDSDVIKRLQSQIESLQKELEKSKDEASRSQTDMERLLQVVQMGQEEQNAKEKQIRELQEALKNAQPKMRVPHPSSQQQQQQSHPSRQPKKDDENIDLPEDVGTLIGNVEHVKCELERKFTEELEDLLDVIQLKNDHIEELQEALKESVTIISEREDDLFQEQIKRKDIQDQVCGLEERLSLAENQCKNCRGLYKRLEALEEQLFSLQSERRKKLQELSQLRQEALESAISEKDAHLALLEFNGIRRYTVKQTDVIDQLKVDRARLIKRLHEETETAIELLQEAANSKNNNY, from the exons ATGTCGGCCAGGGAACCGTACGGGCCAGGATCGTCGTTAGGCGCCACAGGCACGCGTTCACCGCGCGGCACCCGGCGCATAGCCACTGAACTTCCAACGGTCGACCGGTCGCCGTCCAGGACGTACCCTACAGGAGCAGGCGGAGGCGGAGGCGGCGGCCAGCGGAACAGCCCGGTGGGCCGTAGAACGGTCAGACCGGGCGCCGGGTCGCCCGACCACCACGGCGGCGGTGGAatcggcggtggtggcggcggtgcCTACCAGACAGGTATCGGAGGTGGAGGTCTGGGCATCGGTGGCGGCGGTGGAGGCGTTTCATCGTCATACTATCGAGACGACGATCTGAACAGTCCGGTGCTGTTGGACGACCGGGGACGCGCCATGGGACCGGCCGGCGGCGCGTCCCACCGGTCCCGGAGCGCCAGCCGTCCCGTCGACCGGATGGGCGTCATGCCGCCGTCCCGGTACCAGTCGCTGGACCGCAACACTGGCGGCGGTGGTATACTGTCCGACTCTGGCGGTCAGTACGGCCACGACCGTGACTACAGGTCGTTCGACAGGGACCGTGGCTATGGCGGTGGTTTCTCGTCGCTGGATGATGATCCGTACGGCGCCGTGTCGTCCAGGGCAAGACAGTCGCCCGGCAGCGGTATCGGTGGTGGTGGCGTCGGTGGCGGCCACTTCATGTCCAACGCCCGCGACACCGGACACTTCCTGGGCGAACTCCAGCACCAGAACACCGACCTGCACCGTGAACTGTCCAACCTCAAGAAAGAACTCGAGCTGACCAACCAGAAACTCGGGTCCAGCATGCACAGCATCAAAACGTTCTGGAGCCCCGAGCTGAAGAAGGAGCGTGCCCTGCGCAAAGAGGAATCGGCCAAGTACTCGCTCATCAACGATCAGCTGAAGTTGCTTCACTCGGAGAACCAG AAACAATCGATGTTGGTGCGTCAACTGGAAGAAGAGCTGAGAATGCGAATGCGGGGGCCAAATATGGAACTAACGCAGCAAGTAGAATTGCTGTTGAACGAAAACGACCACTTGACCCGAGAAGTGGCCATCCTCAGAGAGACTattaag GAATTAGAGCTCAGGATAGAGACGCAAAAGCAAACCTTACAGTCTAGAGACGATAGTATAAAGAAGCTTTTGGATATGCTCCAGAACAAAGGCGTTG GCAAGGAGGAGGAGAGACAGTTATTTCAGCAAATGCAGTTGATGGCACAAAAGCAG TTAGAAGAGTTCCGGTCGGAAATCCAAAGACGTGATCAAGAGATTGTGGCAATGAGTGCCAAAATGAAAACTTTGGAAGAACAACACACCGACTACCAGAGACATATTGGAGTGCTGAAAGAGTCCTTGAGTGCAAAGGAAGAACATTACACAATGTTACAAGCGGAC gtTGAAGAATTACGTTCACGACTCGAAGAAAAAAACcgtataattgaaaaaaaaacacaaactgCTTTGCAAGCTACTCAAGAAAAAAATAGAGTGACAAACGAAATCAACGAGCTCAAGGATCACGTGGATATTAAGGATAGAAAAATTAACGTCTTGCAaagaaaa attgaaaatttagaagacTTATTGAAAGAAAAAGACAACCAAGTGGAAATGGCTAGAACAAGACTAGCGTCACTTCAAGCACATCAATGCTCATCTGAAGGTGCGGTTACAAGTTTAGAAGAGGCGATAGGTGATAAAGAGAAACAAATGAACCAATTACGAGAGCAAAGAGATCGAGCTGAACAAGACAGACAGGAAGAAAGAGACTTACATGAAAGGGATATCgctgatttcaaattaaaactgcATGCACTAGAAAGCGAAGTCGAAAAGATCCACACTCGATTAAATAGagcaaattctgaaaaaaatcgTTTGGAAGAACGGTTGGAACAATCACAGAGCGAACTTGGAAAATCAAAGGCTGAATTAGAAAAAGCGTCAAGTGAAGTGAATAGAAGTGGAGCGGATTGGGAGTATACGAGACAGAAATTCGCCAGATTAGAACTCGAAAATGCCCAGCTACGGCAAGATTTAGAATTATCACAGACGACATTCGGTAGAAGTACGCTGACCAAATCACAAGAAATGGACAGAGTACAAGACAGAGCTGATAAAGCGCTTGCAGATTTGAGAGCGGCACAAGCTGACCTCCGCATAACTCGAGCAGATAATGATAAGCTATTGGGTGAAATCAAGGCGTTACAAGAAAAACATGAGGTGTCTCAAGGTGAGATATATAGGTTAGTAACAAAACTAGAAAAGTCCCAAGGTGATATTAATAATGTCAAGGACGAATACGAGCGTAATCAATCAAGTGTAACTAGAATCCTCGCCGAAAGAGAAAAGGCTTTGGTAGAGTTAGAAAAAACTAAAGAAGAGTTGGAACGGTCTCAGAGCACACTAGGCAAAGCACAACTTCAGcaagaaaaattacaaatgaTGTTAGACGATGCACAAAGAGAAACCGATCGAGTGCAAGATACGTTAAATAAGACTACGAGTGAACTCAGAAAG tgGCATATTGAAAAGGAACAAAATACGTTTGAGCTTACTAATGTTCAAACACAATTAGACAAAGCACTTGGACAAGCTGCACGTCTACAAAAAGACAAGGAAGCTATTCAAATAGAGTTCGAAAACTTAAAGGCTAAATATGAAATAAGCCAA tcAATGGTAGCCAGACTGCAAAAAGAGAAAAATCAATTGTTAGACGAcagtgagaaaaataaaaatgacgctGATCTATTCCATtcacaaataatgaaatatcaaagagaaaaagaaaaaatccaAGCTGAACTTGATCTCACTGAAGAAAGATTTGAGAAGGCACAATcgatgtttaaaaaaacacag ctTGAGAAGGAAGATGCTATAAACGAAGTTGATTTGCAAAaggaaaaaatagaaaaatgtcaGAAAGCAATGTACGAAGCAGTACAAGATAAAAATGCTGCTAAAGATGAGTTGGATAGAGTTATGGAGAAATACGATAG attaCAAAATGAACTATATCAAGTCAAGAAATCTTTAGAAACTGTTGAGAATGAAAGAGATGATGTTAAATTAGAAATGGAAAAATTACAACTACATGCTATGAAAGCCAGGGATGATCAAAGAAAATCTAAATCCGAAATTCAAGAGCTACAGGAATCATATGACAGGCTAATAATACAGTTGGAAAGGACTAAAGACGTAGAAGATAAATTTAAAGACGAAAAAGATCACCTAATGGATAACTTGGACATGATGAAAGAACGGTGTGACAAATTGCAAATGGACGTAAGAAGACTGTCAGCAGAAAGAGATAAACTACAGACAGAAGCTATGAATAATGCATACGAAATGGAAAGAGCTCACTCCCAAGTTTCTAAAACACAAGTGTTGCTCGAAGACCAACAGAAAGATGTAAATAAGCTTTCAATTGAACTGGAAAAAATATCTGAGAAATATAACAAACTAATGATTGAGTACAAAAAGTCACAATCGGATATTGAGTTATATAAAACACAGGCGTCTACATTTAGAGATGAAGCAGAAAGATATTCAGTTAGACAACAAGAAAGAATGAAAGAAGAATTGGAGGTGTTTAGAACTAAATATACTCAAGAAATGGAAAAATCAGAGAAACTTCAGTCAACGTGTAAGAAATTAGAAGATAAAATGCATGATATAAATATGGAATTGGAAAAGAGTAAATCAGAATatgctaaatttaaaaaagaaaatgaaaagcTTATATTGGATCATGAAAAGTTACAAATGAAATGTGACAAACTAGTAACGGATAATGACAAATTAAGAATAGAAATTGCTACGGTTGGGGAGCAAAATAGTTTTGATCTAGAAAGAACTAAAGATCGTTATGCAAAAACAAAACAGTCACaagaaaaaactgaaatggaACTTTATAGAACTCAGATGGATGTAGATAAACTAAAGAAGGAAAATGAGAAATTGAAAACAGATTTAGTTCGAGTTGAAGCGGAATTATTACAATTCAAACCTGAAAGAGATTACGATAGGTTTATGAGAGATAAACCAGTGTTAGGAAGGTCACAAAGTACATGCAAAGACTTTGGAGATTTCGACCGCACCATGTCTGAAGATCGATTGCGAGACCGCCTTGAACAAAGTCAAGCAAAATGTCACAGGATAtctgaagaaaaattaaaattagaaactgaGCTACATCAAGTCAAACGAGCACTAGAACAACAGCAAATGTCTTTATCAAATTCTGAACATCacgtaaaagaaaatattgttaaggTCCAGCAAGATTTGAATCAAGCGCTAAGAGAAAAAGAAATTCTCAAGGAAAAACtagaaattaaagaaaaacagtTGCAGGAATGGAAATCACGACTGGATAGCTCTAGTATCATACTAACAGAGAGAGAAGAACTGCTGAAACAGATGAAGAATAGTGAGAGGCGTTTGGAAGAGTCACAAAAACAATTGTCCAAACTTGACGTGGATTTGAAAAAAGTAACTTCTGAAAGAGATGAGCTAATAAACATGTTAAAGAAGTCTCAGTCGGTGTTGTTGCAATGCCAAGACAAGTTGCAAACTTCCGAAAGAAGTTTGGAAATAGAAAAGGATGAAGTTAAACGATTAAAGGCTGAGCTCAGAAACCTAGACACGAGTGCCAAACAGAACAACGAGCAAGATTCTTCTCGTTTAAGAGATCTGATAAGAACTAAGGATAAAGAGTTGGATACTTGTAGGCAAAACTTAGCAGTCAAAGAACAAGAAACAAAAACTCTTCAGCAGGCAATACAACAAATGCAAGTGGCGTTAAGAGAACGGGACCAGGGTGTGGACAGTGAAAGAACTAATTTACAGAAATCTATGGATGCGCAACGAATCATGACTGAAGAGCTCCAAAAGAAACTACAGTCAGCACAACAACAGATAAACAGTAAGGAAGCTTCTATTGTCGAGCTTAAAAAACAATTGCAAGCCCTTCAGACTGAGAACAAACGGAAAATGGACGAATATACTTCTAAAGTTGCCACGTTAGAAAAACAACTTCAGATATCAGCGACGTCGAATGACAATGCCTTGAAAGAAGATGTGAGAAAACTCTTGGACGAACTAGATCATACTCAGAGTGAGCTCAAAAACCTTGCTTTAGAAAAAGATAAAGTGTCACATCAAAATCAACAAATTCGAAACGAACTTGAAAAGAAGCAG cttgAATTACAAGAAGCTCAGAAAAAAGCACATGTAATAGCATCGAAATCAAATGAAGAAACAAACTCGTTAAAAGCACAACTAGAGGAACAAAAAAGACAATTAGAGGCACAACGTCGACAGCTTGAAGAACTTAGAAAAAGTGTCGATGGAAGGTCGAGACAGTtggaagaaaaagaaaaacacgTGGCGGAATTGGACGCCAAGTTAAAAAAACGAAAAGAAAATTTGGATCTCCTGGAGTCCCAAATAAACAAA GGCAAGTCGCAAGCCGGTGACAGTGATGTAATCAAAAGACTGCAAAGCCAGATTGAAAGCTTACAAAAAGAATTGGAAAAATCCAAGGATGAGGCAAGTAGATCGCAGACAGACATGGAAAGACTGCTACAAGTAGTACAAATGGGTCAAGAAGAACAAAATGCGAAAGAGAAACAAATCAGAGAATTGCAAGA agctTTGAAAAATGCACAACCTAAGATGAGAGTGCCACATCCATCATctcagcagcagcagcaacagtcACACCCTTCGAGACAGCCGAAAAAAGACGATGAG AATATAGACCTACCAGAGGACGTCGGAACGCTAATCGGCAACGTCGAACATGTTAAATGCGAACTAGAACGGAAATTTACAGAAGAACTGGAAGATTTGCTGGACGTAATACAGCTTAAAAACGATCACATCGAAGAACTTCAGGAGGCGCTAAAAGAGAGCGTAACGATCATATCGGAACGCGAGGATGACTTGTTCCAAGAGCAGATCAAACGAAAGGACATTCAGGATCAG GTCTGTGGACTGGAAGAGCGATTGTCTTTGGCAGAAAACCAATGCAAAAATTGTCGTGGGCTGTACAAGAGACTGGAGGCGTTAGAAGAACAGCTATTCAGTCTTCAGTCTGAAAGGCGAAAGAAACTTCAAGAGTTATCACAATTAAG ACAAGAAGCCTTGGAATCTGCCATAAGCGAAAAAGACGCACATCTAGCGCTATTAGAATTCAACGGTATACGCCGCTATACGGTCAAGCAGACTGATGTGATCGACCAGTTAAAAGTTGACAGGGCCAGACTGATAAAACGCCTGCACGAAGAG accGAAACGGCCATTGAACTCCTCCAGGAGGCAGCGAACTcgaaaaacaacaattattaa